A genomic stretch from Streptomyces sp. QL37 includes:
- a CDS encoding inositol-3-phosphate synthase — MTARAVRTGVWFIGARGSVATTATAGCAAIAAGLHPPTGMVTETPPFTDSGLPPLTTLVFGGHDTLDCPLPKRAEALAAGGVLPHGLPSAVEAELTAADAEIRPGGPLRGDTRTDEELIAAFAADIQDFAHRHELARTVVINVASTEPAPGEDDARLPASSLYAAAALRAGCPYANFTPSTGLRSPHLQDAVDSCGLPHAGRDGKTGQTLLRSVLAPMFVQRALPVRAWSGTNLLGGGDGAALADPAAAAAKNAGKERVLADTLGSAPEGEVHIDDVPAMGDWKTAWDHIAFDGFLGSRMILQTIWQGCDSALAAPLVLDLARLLARSHEAGLSGPRPELGFYFKDPDGGPAALPEQYAELLAFAERLRAAR, encoded by the coding sequence GTGACCGCACGTGCCGTTCGTACCGGAGTCTGGTTCATCGGAGCACGCGGCTCCGTCGCCACCACCGCCACCGCCGGGTGCGCGGCCATCGCGGCAGGGCTCCACCCGCCGACCGGCATGGTCACCGAGACACCACCCTTCACCGACAGCGGGCTGCCACCGCTGACCACCCTCGTCTTCGGCGGCCACGACACCCTCGACTGTCCCCTGCCCAAGAGGGCCGAGGCCCTCGCGGCCGGGGGAGTGCTGCCGCACGGGCTCCCCTCCGCCGTCGAGGCCGAACTCACCGCCGCCGACGCTGAGATACGCCCCGGAGGACCTCTCCGGGGCGACACCCGCACCGACGAGGAGCTCATCGCCGCCTTCGCCGCCGACATCCAGGACTTCGCGCACCGCCACGAGCTGGCCCGCACGGTCGTCATCAACGTCGCCTCGACCGAACCCGCCCCCGGCGAGGACGACGCCCGCCTGCCCGCCAGCTCCCTCTACGCGGCGGCCGCGCTCCGCGCCGGCTGCCCCTACGCCAACTTCACCCCCTCCACCGGGCTGCGCAGCCCGCACCTCCAGGACGCCGTCGACTCCTGCGGACTTCCCCACGCCGGACGCGACGGCAAGACAGGCCAGACGCTGCTCCGCTCCGTGCTCGCACCGATGTTCGTCCAGCGCGCACTGCCGGTGCGGGCGTGGTCGGGCACGAACCTGCTGGGCGGCGGGGACGGGGCGGCGCTGGCCGACCCGGCCGCCGCGGCCGCCAAGAACGCGGGCAAGGAACGCGTGCTCGCCGACACGCTCGGGTCGGCCCCCGAGGGCGAGGTCCACATCGACGACGTACCGGCGATGGGCGACTGGAAGACGGCGTGGGACCACATCGCCTTCGACGGCTTCCTCGGCTCGCGGATGATCCTCCAGACGATCTGGCAGGGCTGTGACTCAGCCCTCGCCGCACCGCTGGTCCTGGACCTGGCCCGGCTGCTGGCACGCTCCCACGAGGCGGGCCTGAGCGGGCCCCGGCCCGAACTCGGCTTCTACTTCAAGGACCCCGACGGCGGACCGGCCGCACTGCCCGAGCAGTACGCCGAGCTCCTGGCCTTCGCCGAACGCCTGCGGGCCGCCCGGTGA
- a CDS encoding UbiA family prenyltransferase, protein MKALRLLATVTGAPRLLGARPAAPPYSLSGAGGTAPAPDRPPVRARLRAWAELLRVSALFTVPGDALAGAAAAGRRPGRGTALAVGASLCLYEAGMALNDWADREEDAVDRPHRPIPSGRVTPGAALAAAGVLTAAGLALAARAGRPALAVASGLAATVWAYDLRLKHTKLGPAAMASARTLDLLLGATATVATMSEAAPGGGTAPAARPAPGPAPAAALPAALLLGAHTYAVTAVSRHEAHGGSTAAPLAALAGVAGIGATVLRGRTAPGKPPGPPADAVRLLLPAFLGAYLSTSAVPLLHAALNPSPPLTQRAVGGGIRAMIPLQAALAARAGAPLNGLAVMGLVPLARALARKVSPT, encoded by the coding sequence GTGAAGGCGCTGCGACTGCTCGCGACGGTGACCGGCGCCCCGCGGCTGCTCGGCGCCCGCCCGGCGGCGCCCCCGTACAGCCTGTCCGGTGCGGGCGGGACTGCGCCCGCACCGGACAGGCCCCCCGTCCGCGCGCGCCTGCGCGCCTGGGCGGAGCTGCTCCGGGTATCGGCGCTGTTCACCGTGCCCGGTGACGCGCTCGCCGGGGCCGCCGCCGCGGGCCGGCGCCCCGGGCGGGGCACGGCACTCGCGGTCGGCGCCTCGCTGTGCCTCTACGAGGCCGGCATGGCGCTCAACGACTGGGCCGACCGCGAGGAGGACGCCGTCGACCGCCCGCACCGCCCGATCCCCTCGGGCCGCGTCACGCCGGGGGCCGCCCTGGCCGCCGCGGGCGTCCTGACGGCGGCGGGTCTGGCCCTGGCCGCACGGGCGGGCCGCCCCGCACTGGCGGTGGCATCCGGCCTGGCGGCCACGGTCTGGGCCTACGACCTGCGCCTCAAGCACACGAAGCTCGGGCCGGCAGCGATGGCCTCGGCCCGCACCCTGGACCTGCTGCTCGGTGCGACCGCCACGGTGGCAACGATGTCAGAAGCGGCCCCCGGGGGCGGGACCGCCCCGGCCGCCAGGCCCGCACCCGGCCCGGCCCCCGCTGCCGCGCTCCCCGCCGCCCTCCTGCTCGGCGCACACACCTACGCCGTGACCGCCGTCTCCCGCCACGAGGCGCACGGCGGATCCACCGCCGCACCGCTGGCGGCGCTGGCCGGTGTCGCCGGAATCGGGGCCACCGTCCTGCGCGGCCGGACTGCCCCGGGGAAGCCACCAGGCCCTCCCGCCGACGCCGTACGGCTCCTGCTCCCCGCCTTCCTCGGCGCCTACCTCAGCACCTCCGCGGTCCCCCTGCTCCACGCCGCACTCAACCCCTCCCCGCCCCTCACCCAGCGCGCCGTCGGCGGCGGTATCCGGGCGATGATCCCGCTGCAGGCAGCGCTCGCCGCCAGGGCCGGGGCGCCCCTGAACGGGCTCGCGGTCATGGGGCTCGTTCCCCTCGCCCGCGCGCTGGCCCGGAAAGTGAGTCCGACATGA
- a CDS encoding alkaline phosphatase family protein, with the protein MTAPGADARPTPLLVLDVVGLTPQLLQHMPNLRAMAGAGAQAPLSTVLPAVTCAAQSTFLTGTTPSEHGIVANGWYFRELGDVLLWRQHNGLVEGDKLWDAARRAHPGYTVANICWWYAMGADTDWTVTPRPVYYADGRKEPDCYTRPPALHDELTEKLGTFPLFHFWGPGADLVSSQWIIDATRHLLGTRSPDLALCYLPHLDYDLQRYGPDDPRSHRAAADLDRAVGPLLADAAAEGRTVVALSEYGITRVDRPVDINRALRRAGLLEVHTQDGMEYLDPMASRAFAVADHQLAHVYVRRPEDLDATREALADLPGIEQLLDDEGKKAHHLDHPRSGELVAVAEKDAWFTYYYWLDDDRAPDFAQLVEIHRKPGYDPVELFMDPQDPYVRVRAASAVARKKLGMRYRMAVVPLDPSPIRGSHGRLPTSDDEGPLILCSTPHAFNGRVQATEVKSLLLQLAGLH; encoded by the coding sequence ATGACCGCGCCCGGCGCCGACGCGCGCCCCACCCCGCTCCTGGTCCTCGACGTCGTCGGCCTCACCCCCCAGCTGCTCCAGCACATGCCGAACCTCCGGGCCATGGCCGGGGCCGGCGCCCAGGCCCCGCTCTCCACCGTCCTGCCCGCCGTCACCTGCGCCGCCCAGTCGACCTTCCTCACCGGCACCACCCCTTCCGAACACGGCATCGTCGCCAACGGCTGGTACTTCCGCGAACTCGGCGACGTCCTCCTGTGGCGCCAGCACAACGGGCTCGTCGAAGGGGACAAGCTCTGGGACGCCGCCCGGCGCGCCCATCCCGGCTACACCGTCGCCAACATCTGCTGGTGGTACGCGATGGGCGCCGACACCGACTGGACCGTCACCCCCCGCCCCGTGTACTACGCCGACGGCCGCAAGGAACCCGACTGCTACACCCGGCCCCCGGCGCTGCACGACGAACTGACCGAGAAGCTGGGCACCTTTCCCCTCTTCCATTTCTGGGGCCCCGGCGCCGACCTCGTGTCCTCGCAGTGGATCATCGACGCCACCCGGCACCTCCTCGGCACCCGCAGCCCCGACCTGGCCCTCTGCTACCTCCCGCACCTCGACTACGACCTCCAGCGCTACGGCCCCGACGACCCCCGCTCCCACCGGGCCGCAGCCGACCTCGACCGCGCCGTGGGACCCCTGCTCGCCGACGCCGCGGCCGAGGGCCGCACCGTCGTCGCCCTGTCCGAGTACGGCATCACCCGCGTCGACCGGCCCGTCGACATCAACCGGGCCCTGCGCCGCGCCGGACTCCTGGAGGTGCACACCCAGGACGGCATGGAGTACCTCGACCCGATGGCCTCCCGCGCCTTCGCCGTCGCCGACCACCAGCTCGCCCACGTCTACGTACGCCGGCCCGAGGACCTCGACGCGACCCGGGAGGCACTCGCGGACCTCCCCGGCATCGAGCAGCTCCTCGACGACGAGGGCAAGAAGGCACACCACCTGGACCATCCCCGCTCCGGCGAGCTCGTCGCCGTGGCGGAGAAGGACGCCTGGTTCACGTACTACTACTGGCTCGACGACGACCGCGCGCCCGACTTCGCGCAGCTCGTCGAGATCCACCGCAAACCGGGCTACGACCCCGTGGAGCTCTTCATGGACCCCCAGGACCCCTACGTCCGGGTCAGGGCCGCGTCGGCCGTCGCCCGCAAGAAACTCGGGATGCGCTACCGCATGGCGGTCGTGCCCCTGGATCCGTCACCTATCCGCGGCAGCCACGGCCGCCTGCCCACGAGCGACGACGAAGGTCCGCTCATCCTCTGCTCCACCCCCCACGCGTTCAACGGCCGAGTCCAGGCCACCGAAGTGAAGTCCTTGCTCCTCCAGCTTGCCGGACTGCACTGA
- a CDS encoding EboA domain-containing protein — MLISRKELDDRLPGAARAWLDEALAEAAHAAAHPGADSGNPPWELRFASAGRHCGLEHADSVRALLLVEARAGLPAVTRLYERGTAAERRAVLLTLHRLDLGAAALPLVEDALRTNDTRLVAAAVGPYGADHLDAHGWRHAVLKCLFTEVPVEALDRLAERARGDAELARMLGDFAAERTAAGRAVPVGLRTVLDLTAPAPATAPTPTSTEETR, encoded by the coding sequence ATGCTGATCAGCCGTAAGGAACTCGACGACCGGCTCCCGGGAGCGGCCAGGGCCTGGCTGGACGAAGCGCTGGCCGAGGCCGCGCACGCCGCGGCACACCCGGGTGCGGACAGCGGCAACCCGCCCTGGGAGCTACGGTTCGCGTCGGCGGGCAGGCACTGCGGCCTCGAGCACGCCGACTCCGTGCGCGCACTGCTGCTCGTCGAGGCCCGCGCGGGGCTGCCCGCCGTGACCAGGCTCTACGAGCGGGGCACCGCCGCCGAACGCCGTGCGGTCCTCCTCACCCTGCACCGCCTCGACCTCGGCGCCGCCGCGCTCCCCCTCGTCGAGGACGCGCTGCGCACCAACGACACCCGGCTGGTCGCCGCGGCCGTCGGCCCGTACGGCGCGGACCACCTCGACGCGCACGGCTGGCGGCACGCCGTCCTCAAGTGCCTCTTCACCGAGGTCCCCGTCGAGGCACTCGACCGGCTCGCCGAACGTGCCCGCGGCGACGCCGAACTCGCCCGGATGCTGGGCGACTTCGCAGCCGAACGTACTGCCGCGGGGCGTGCCGTCCCCGTCGGCCTGCGGACCGTCCTCGACCTCACGGCCCCGGCGCCCGCCACCGCCCCCACGCCCACGTCCACGGAGGAAACCCGATGA
- a CDS encoding sugar phosphate isomerase/epimerase, which translates to MSRTPKDPELARRLSRRNVLGVAAGATAATLLSGAAAQAAGPHGSHGHGHGHGNGHGKGRAVLPPGRLGIQLYSLRDKVSTLGFAPVFAELEKYGYDEIEFAGYTQGSAGAITLAQLKRLAKDHGLNPIGSHVNYYDDNNPDAYSFAQNLTKVLDEAEALGLKHIGTASGPFRYGDTVDGWKRAAEDFNTYGAAARKRGMKFYQHNHAEEFSFATDKPKVRLYDVLLAETDPDLVYLEMDIYWAFCAQFRFGKRVDGTPAPFNPIDYVLKQPDRYPLFHVKDGTRNDASRDGYDMTDVGDGDIDYTNFLSRVTARTGRGRTYHHWQTEHDNPVESFAFARKSSAHLHSLRESRCGD; encoded by the coding sequence ATGAGCCGCACCCCGAAGGACCCCGAGCTCGCGCGCAGACTCAGCCGCCGCAACGTCCTGGGCGTCGCCGCCGGAGCCACGGCCGCGACCCTGCTCAGCGGCGCAGCCGCCCAGGCGGCCGGCCCGCACGGCAGCCACGGCCACGGCCACGGCCATGGCAACGGGCACGGCAAGGGCCGCGCCGTCCTGCCTCCGGGCCGCCTCGGCATCCAGCTCTACAGCCTCCGAGACAAGGTCTCCACCCTCGGCTTCGCCCCCGTCTTCGCCGAACTCGAGAAGTACGGCTACGACGAGATCGAGTTCGCCGGATACACCCAGGGCTCGGCCGGAGCCATCACCCTCGCCCAGCTCAAGAGGCTGGCCAAGGATCACGGGCTCAACCCCATCGGCAGCCACGTCAACTACTACGACGACAACAACCCCGACGCCTACTCCTTCGCGCAGAACCTCACCAAGGTCCTGGACGAGGCGGAGGCCCTGGGCCTCAAGCACATCGGCACCGCCTCCGGGCCGTTCCGCTACGGCGACACGGTCGACGGCTGGAAGCGGGCCGCCGAGGACTTCAACACCTACGGCGCCGCCGCCCGCAAGCGCGGCATGAAGTTCTACCAGCACAACCACGCGGAGGAGTTCTCCTTCGCCACCGACAAGCCGAAGGTGCGCCTCTACGACGTCCTGCTCGCCGAGACCGATCCCGACCTGGTCTACCTGGAGATGGACATCTACTGGGCGTTCTGCGCCCAGTTCCGCTTCGGCAAGCGGGTGGACGGAACGCCGGCCCCCTTCAACCCCATCGACTACGTGCTCAAGCAGCCCGACCGCTACCCGCTCTTCCACGTCAAGGACGGCACCCGCAACGACGCCTCCCGCGACGGGTACGACATGACGGACGTCGGTGACGGCGACATCGACTACACGAACTTCCTGAGCAGGGTGACGGCCCGCACCGGCCGTGGCCGCACCTACCACCACTGGCAGACGGAGCACGACAACCCGGTCGAGTCCTTCGCCTTCGCCCGCAAGTCCAGCGCACACCTGCACTCGCTGCGCGAGAGCCGCTGCGGGGACTGA
- the eboE gene encoding metabolite traffic protein EboE translates to MRFRHPDGSTVHLAYCTNVHPAETLEGVRAQLRDHCEPVRKRLGRDRLGIGLWLARDAARALINDPAALRSLRGELEHRGLEVVTLNGFPYEGFGAQEVKYRVYTPDWTDPERLSHTTDLARLLAALLPDDVTEGTISTLPIAWRTPFADDPTAAVTARKAFTTLAQRLDALAELTGKAIRIGLEPEPGCTVETTADAIGPLTAVGHDRIGICVDTCHLATSFEDPDTALDALRTAGITVAKAQLSAALHAEHPHLPEVRAALGAFAEPRFLHQTRTLTDAGLRGTDDLDEAVSGGALPDSTPWRSHFHVPLHAPPAPPLTSTLPVLQTVLDRLVGGATPLTRHLEVETYTWQALPAELRPRNRTQLADGIAAELTLARDLLVDLGLKELP, encoded by the coding sequence ATGCGCTTCCGCCACCCCGACGGCTCGACCGTGCACCTCGCCTACTGCACCAACGTGCACCCCGCCGAGACCCTCGAAGGAGTCCGCGCCCAGCTGCGCGACCACTGCGAACCCGTACGCAAAAGGCTCGGCCGGGACCGCCTCGGCATCGGACTCTGGCTCGCCAGGGACGCCGCCCGCGCCCTGATCAACGACCCCGCCGCCTTGCGCTCCCTGCGTGGCGAGCTCGAACACCGCGGCCTCGAAGTGGTCACCCTCAACGGCTTCCCCTACGAGGGCTTCGGGGCCCAGGAGGTCAAGTACCGCGTCTACACACCGGACTGGACGGACCCCGAGCGGCTCTCCCACACCACCGACCTGGCCAGGCTGCTCGCCGCGCTGCTCCCCGACGACGTCACCGAAGGCACCATCTCCACCCTGCCGATCGCCTGGCGCACCCCTTTCGCCGACGACCCCACGGCGGCGGTCACCGCGCGGAAGGCGTTCACCACGCTCGCGCAGCGGCTCGACGCCCTCGCCGAGCTGACCGGCAAGGCCATCAGGATCGGCCTCGAACCGGAACCCGGCTGCACCGTGGAGACCACCGCCGACGCCATCGGCCCCCTCACCGCGGTGGGCCACGACCGCATCGGCATCTGTGTCGACACCTGCCACCTCGCCACCTCCTTCGAGGATCCGGACACCGCTCTCGACGCCCTGCGCACGGCCGGGATCACCGTGGCCAAGGCCCAGCTCTCCGCGGCACTGCACGCCGAACACCCTCATCTGCCCGAGGTGCGCGCCGCCCTGGGAGCCTTCGCCGAGCCCCGCTTCCTGCACCAGACCCGCACCCTCACCGATGCGGGCCTCCGCGGCACCGACGACCTCGACGAGGCGGTCTCCGGCGGCGCGCTCCCCGACAGCACGCCCTGGCGCTCCCACTTCCACGTCCCCCTGCACGCGCCCCCCGCACCCCCGCTCACGTCCACTCTCCCCGTGCTCCAGACCGTGCTGGACCGGCTCGTCGGCGGAGCCACACCCCTCACCCGGCACCTCGAGGTCGAGACGTACACCTGGCAGGCGCTCCCCGCCGAACTGCGGCCGCGCAACCGCACCCAGCTCGCCGACGGCATCGCCGCCGAACTCACCCTCGCCCGCGACCTCCTCGTCGACCTCGGACTCAAGGAGCTCCCATGA
- a CDS encoding TatD family hydrolase, translated as MRIFDPHIHMTSRTTDDYQAMYDAGVRALVEPSFWLGQPRTSPASFFDYFDALLGWEPFRASQYGIAHHCTLALNPKEANDPRCTPVLDALPRYLVKDSVVAVGEIGYDSMTPAEDKALATQLQLAADHGLPALVHTPHRDKLAGLHRTIDVIRESALAPELVLLDHLNETTVTDALDSGCWAGFSIYPDTKMDEDRMVTVLRNHGTDRILVNSAADWGKSDPLKTRKVADTMLKAGFDEDDVDKVLWRNPVAFYGQSGRLQLDIDAPGPLHEGNSILRGGE; from the coding sequence ATGAGGATCTTCGACCCCCACATCCACATGACCTCCCGCACCACGGACGACTACCAGGCGATGTACGACGCAGGAGTCCGCGCCCTCGTCGAACCCTCCTTCTGGCTCGGCCAGCCCCGCACCTCGCCCGCCAGCTTCTTCGACTACTTCGACGCCCTCCTGGGCTGGGAGCCCTTCCGCGCCTCCCAGTACGGCATCGCCCACCACTGCACCCTCGCCCTCAACCCCAAGGAGGCGAACGACCCCCGCTGCACCCCCGTCCTGGACGCCCTGCCCCGCTACCTCGTCAAGGACTCCGTCGTCGCCGTCGGCGAGATCGGCTACGACTCGATGACCCCCGCCGAGGACAAGGCACTCGCCACCCAGCTGCAGCTCGCCGCCGACCACGGTCTTCCCGCGCTCGTGCACACCCCGCACCGCGACAAGCTCGCCGGCCTGCACCGCACCATCGACGTCATCCGTGAGTCGGCCCTCGCCCCGGAGCTGGTCCTGCTCGACCACCTCAACGAGACGACCGTGACCGACGCGCTCGACAGCGGCTGCTGGGCCGGATTCTCCATCTACCCGGACACCAAGATGGACGAGGACCGCATGGTCACGGTCCTGCGGAACCACGGCACCGACAGGATCCTCGTCAACTCCGCGGCGGACTGGGGGAAGAGCGACCCGCTGAAGACCCGCAAGGTCGCCGACACCATGCTGAAGGCCGGATTCGACGAGGACGACGTCGACAAGGTCCTCTGGCGCAACCCCGTCGCCTTCTACGGGCAGAGCGGCCGGCTCCAGCTCGACATCGACGCACCGGGACCGCTCCACGAGGGCAACTCCATCCTCCGCGGCGGGGAGTGA
- a CDS encoding sugar phosphate isomerase/epimerase family protein yields MTLRLGYGTNGLTDLRLDDALGLLADLGYDGVGLTLDHMHLDPLAPDLAARTRQVARRLTGLGLGVTVETGARYVLDPRRKHGPSLLDPDPEARAARTDLLVRAVEVATDLGAHAVHCFSGITPPDTSTDTAWQRLAQALAPVLEASDRAGVPLAVEPEPGHLLATLADFHHLRTLLGDPGPLGLTLDIGHCQCLEPASPVDCVKEAGPWLRHVQIEDMRRGVHEHLPFGDGEIDFPPVLEALASTGYTGLTVVELPRHSHAGPELARSSIDFLRRATGATNGAGPC; encoded by the coding sequence ATGACCCTCCGTCTCGGCTACGGCACCAACGGGCTGACCGATCTCCGGCTCGACGACGCCCTCGGCCTCCTCGCCGACCTCGGTTACGACGGGGTCGGCCTGACCCTCGACCACATGCACCTCGACCCGCTCGCGCCGGACCTCGCCGCCCGCACCCGCCAGGTGGCCCGCAGGCTCACCGGACTCGGCCTGGGCGTCACCGTCGAGACCGGCGCACGCTACGTGCTCGACCCCCGGCGCAAACACGGCCCCTCCCTCCTCGACCCCGACCCCGAGGCCCGCGCGGCCCGCACCGACCTGCTCGTCCGCGCCGTCGAGGTCGCCACGGACCTCGGTGCGCACGCCGTGCACTGCTTCAGCGGCATCACCCCGCCGGACACCTCCACGGACACGGCGTGGCAGCGGCTGGCCCAGGCCCTCGCCCCCGTACTGGAGGCATCCGACCGTGCGGGTGTCCCGCTCGCCGTCGAACCCGAACCCGGTCACCTCCTCGCCACGCTCGCCGACTTCCACCACCTCCGCACCCTCCTCGGCGACCCCGGCCCGCTCGGACTCACCCTCGACATCGGCCACTGCCAGTGCCTGGAGCCGGCCTCGCCGGTGGACTGCGTGAAGGAAGCCGGCCCCTGGCTGCGCCACGTCCAGATCGAGGACATGCGACGCGGTGTCCACGAGCATCTGCCGTTCGGTGACGGCGAGATCGACTTCCCGCCGGTACTCGAAGCGCTCGCCTCCACCGGATACACCGGCCTCACCGTCGTCGAACTGCCCCGGCACTCCCACGCGGGCCCCGAACTCGCCCGCAGCTCCATCGACTTCCTGCGCCGGGCAACCGGGGCGACGAACGGAGCCGGACCATGCTGA
- a CDS encoding OFA family MFS transporter, with product MATTDISTSVPYREVTDANGRTYRLGESDIDIMGRKRKWMVILPWIGMMGISSAEYAFASAEDTLHHAHNWDSGHIYWMMTVWVFFQAAVAMPAGRLRETGRLPARWAMMLGATGTLLGYLSLAYAPHVIFAYIGFSVFSGMGAGMVYATCVNMVGKWYPERRGGKTGFVNGGFAYGSVPFVFIFTGFMDITNFRWVLVSVGLFLATLVACAGFFFRDPPKNWWPAEVDPLNPPEDPRARRALEKNPPAVKQYSPGEAWKTGRVALMWCCLACTSGVNIFGIAFQVDIGQDAGFAAGIVATAMSLKAIVNGTGRGVIGWLSDLYGRKKCLLYVCVILGLAQFGIIWAADMKSLPLFLFFSAVSGFGGGAIFPMFAAMTADYFGENNNATNYGMVYSSKLVSGLGAGMGFLVVDAWGLNGAFILAGSISFFAGFLALFLAAPGRDRKGNLVKAGPAPVIRETD from the coding sequence ATGGCGACAACCGACATCTCGACTTCCGTCCCCTACAGGGAGGTGACGGACGCCAACGGCAGGACCTACCGCCTTGGCGAGAGCGACATCGACATCATGGGCCGCAAGCGCAAGTGGATGGTCATCCTGCCGTGGATCGGCATGATGGGCATCAGCTCGGCCGAGTACGCCTTCGCGTCGGCGGAGGACACGCTGCACCACGCGCACAACTGGGACAGCGGCCACATCTACTGGATGATGACCGTCTGGGTGTTCTTCCAGGCCGCGGTCGCGATGCCCGCGGGAAGACTGCGGGAGACCGGCAGGCTGCCGGCCCGCTGGGCGATGATGCTCGGTGCGACGGGCACCCTCCTCGGCTATCTGTCTCTGGCGTACGCGCCGCACGTGATCTTCGCGTACATCGGTTTCAGTGTGTTCTCCGGCATGGGCGCGGGCATGGTGTACGCCACCTGCGTCAACATGGTCGGCAAGTGGTACCCGGAGCGGCGGGGTGGCAAGACCGGCTTCGTCAACGGCGGTTTCGCCTACGGTTCGGTGCCTTTCGTCTTCATCTTCACCGGGTTCATGGACATCACCAACTTCAGGTGGGTCCTGGTCTCCGTGGGTCTCTTCCTCGCCACGCTCGTGGCCTGCGCCGGCTTCTTCTTCCGGGACCCGCCGAAGAACTGGTGGCCCGCGGAGGTGGACCCGCTCAACCCGCCCGAGGACCCACGGGCCCGCCGTGCGCTGGAGAAGAACCCGCCGGCCGTCAAGCAGTACTCCCCCGGTGAGGCGTGGAAGACCGGCCGTGTGGCGCTGATGTGGTGCTGTCTCGCCTGTACCTCGGGCGTCAACATCTTCGGTATCGCCTTCCAGGTCGACATCGGCCAGGACGCGGGCTTCGCCGCGGGCATCGTGGCCACGGCCATGTCGCTCAAGGCGATCGTCAACGGCACCGGGCGCGGCGTCATCGGCTGGCTCTCCGACCTCTACGGCCGCAAGAAGTGCCTGCTCTACGTCTGCGTCATCCTGGGGCTCGCCCAGTTCGGCATCATCTGGGCGGCCGACATGAAGAGCCTGCCGCTGTTCCTGTTCTTCTCCGCGGTCTCCGGCTTCGGGGGCGGCGCCATCTTCCCGATGTTCGCGGCGATGACGGCGGACTACTTCGGTGAGAACAACAACGCCACCAACTACGGCATGGTCTACAGCTCCAAACTCGTCTCCGGACTCGGAGCGGGGATGGGCTTCCTGGTCGTCGACGCCTGGGGGCTCAACGGCGCGTTCATCCTGGCGGGCAGCATCTCGTTCTTCGCGGGATTCCTCGCGCTGTTCCTCGCCGCACCCGGCCGCGACCGGAAGGGCAACCTGGTGAAGGCCGGCCCCGCCCCGGTCATCAGGGAGACCGACTGA